In Ailuropoda melanoleuca isolate Jingjing chromosome 7, ASM200744v2, whole genome shotgun sequence, one genomic interval encodes:
- the CYLC2 gene encoding cylicin-2 → MSVPRFQKINFGTYDNYIPVSELSKKSWNQQHFALGFPKPPRPGKKRRSKPSQLRDNAVLVHDSDKIKEGPKRPLWMHSSLMRISERPSEYLAARRQRPYKPTHHPKEDAKVADVEKLVSPETAKKDEKDVAKTDAKKERKDSKKGKESGTESEDEKKDAKKDKKAAKKDKESGTESEDEKKDAKKDKKAEKKGKESGTESEDEKKDAKKDKKAAKKGKESGTESEGEKKDDKKDKKGSKKGKESGTESEGEKKDAKKDKKGSKKGKESATESEGEKKGAKKDAKKDKKGSKKEKGSTESEDVKKVKDEKKDSKKPGEKDDQSKDKKDAKRKGSKKDKKDEKKAGGTDTESKDDAKKEAKKDAKKDTKKDAKKDAKKGK, encoded by the exons ccaaaaaataaactttggaacATATGATAATTACATTCCAG tcaGTGAATTAAGCAAAAAATCATGGAATCAGCAACACTTTGCCCTGGGATTTCCCAAACCACcaagaccaggaaaaaaaaggagatcaAAACCATCCCAATTACGAGACAATGCAGTTCTT GTACATGATTCAGACAAAATAAAAGAAGGTCCTAAACGACCATTATGGATGCACAGTTCTTTAATGAGGATTTCTGAGAGACCATCTGAGTATTTAGCTGCCAGGAGGCAGCGTCCATATAAACCAACCCATCACCCAAAGGAAGATGCTAAAGTAGCAGACGTAGAAAAACTTGTATCTCCAGAAACAGCTAAGAAAG atgaaaaagatgttGCAAAAACAGatgccaaaaaagaaagaaaagattcaaagAAGGGCAAGGAGTCAGGTACAGAat ctgaagatgaaaagaaagatgccaagaaagacaagaaagctGCAAAGAAGGACAAGGAATCAGGTACAGAAtctgaagatgaaaagaaagacgccaagaaagacaagaaagctgaaaagaaggGCAAGGAATCAGGTACAGAAtctgaagatgaaaagaaagatgccaagaaagacaagaaagctGCAAAGAAGGGCAAGGAGTCAGGTACAGAATCTGAAGGTGAAAAGAAAGATgacaagaaagacaagaaaggttCAAAGAAGGGCAAGGAGTCAGGTACAGAATCTGAAGGTGAAAAGAAAGATGccaagaaagacaagaaag gttCAAAGAAGGGCAAGGAGTCTGCTACAGAATCTGAAGGTGAAAAGAAAGGTGCCAAGAAAGATGccaagaaagacaagaaaggttcaaagaaagaaaaagggtcTACAGAATCTGAAGATGTGAAGAAGGTTAAGGATGAgaaaaaagattcaaagaaaCCAGGAGAGAAAGATGAtcaatcaaaagacaagaaagatgcaaagagaaaggggagtaaaaaagataagaaagatgaaaagaaggcCGGTGGGACAGATACTGAATCGAAGGATGATGCTAAGAAGGAAGCTAAGAAGGATGCCAAGAAGGATACCAAGAAGGATGCCAAGAAGGATGCCAAGAAGGGCAAGTAA